A DNA window from Candidatus Sulfidibacterium hydrothermale contains the following coding sequences:
- a CDS encoding 4Fe-4S binding protein has product MSEKRKFRFRKLNLNAPDYDKSPRIRRSVQLFFLMVTLYTGWRFVLFVNYIQRGGTAVSRPPGVEAFLPISSLVSLKYWIVSGDFNTVHPAGLVLLLAFMVMGLLLKRSFCSWVCPIGFLSEYLWKGGEKLMGKNFQLPRWLDYPLRSLKYLILLFFAWGIFFGMDSATLKSFVYGSYNRIADISMLYFFTRISLFALVVILVLLLLSVFIKNFWCRYLCPYGALMGFLSLFSPAKITRNVDTCTDCRACTEACPARIIVHKKTRIRSDECTACLTCTSVCPEPDTLSLKFYSSKKRISAKLLAALILLIFLLFTGWARLTGHWQNKISVQQYKTDLRQMEQVDFTQ; this is encoded by the coding sequence ATGTCTGAAAAAAGAAAATTTCGTTTTCGGAAGTTGAATTTAAATGCTCCTGATTACGACAAAAGTCCCCGAATCCGGCGGAGTGTACAGCTTTTTTTTCTTATGGTTACGCTTTATACCGGTTGGCGTTTTGTGTTGTTTGTAAATTATATACAGCGGGGAGGAACGGCTGTTTCGCGCCCGCCCGGAGTAGAAGCTTTTTTGCCGATCAGTTCGCTGGTGAGTTTGAAATATTGGATTGTGTCGGGCGACTTTAATACGGTACATCCGGCGGGATTGGTGTTGCTGTTGGCTTTTATGGTGATGGGTTTGTTGCTAAAAAGAAGTTTTTGTTCGTGGGTTTGTCCGATCGGCTTTTTGTCTGAATACCTTTGGAAAGGCGGGGAAAAGTTGATGGGGAAAAACTTTCAGCTGCCCCGCTGGCTGGATTATCCTTTGCGCAGCTTGAAGTATCTGATCCTTCTCTTTTTTGCCTGGGGGATTTTTTTCGGGATGGACAGTGCAACGCTAAAATCATTTGTTTACGGCAGTTATAACCGGATAGCGGACATTTCGATGCTGTATTTTTTTACCCGTATTTCGCTTTTTGCTCTGGTGGTGATTTTGGTTTTACTATTGCTTTCGGTTTTTATAAAAAATTTTTGGTGCCGGTATCTGTGTCCATACGGTGCGCTGATGGGGTTTTTAAGCTTGTTTAGTCCGGCAAAGATTACCCGGAATGTGGATACGTGTACCGATTGCCGGGCTTGTACCGAAGCTTGTCCCGCCCGCATTATAGTACATAAAAAAACACGTATTCGTTCAGATGAGTGTACCGCTTGTTTGACTTGTACTTCGGTTTGTCCGGAGCCCGATACGCTTTCGCTGAAATTTTATTCGTCAAAAAAGAGAATCTCAGCGAAACTTTTAGCCGCTTTAATTCTTTTGATTTTTCTTTTGTTCACCGGATGGGCACGTCTGACAGGACACTGGCAAAATAAAATCTCAGTACAACAATACAAAACGGATTTGCGACAGATGGAACAGGTAGATTTTACCCAATAA
- a CDS encoding AAA family ATPase, which translates to MLETDIRELNEKIQKESQFIDMIKLEMNKVIVGQAHMTERLLIGLLGNGHILLEGVPGLAKTLAINSLANIIDAKFSRIQFTPDLLPADLLGTLIYSMKKEEFVVKKGPIFANFILADEINRSPAKVQSALLEAMQERQVTIGDSTYPLEEPFLVMATQNPIEQEGTYPLPEAQVDRFMLKVVINYPKKEEEKLILRQNITNTMAKTSTILKPEDIIKARELVRQIYLDEKIETYITDIVFASRYPDDYGLSKFSGMISYGASPRASINLALAAKALAFIKKRGYVIPEDIRSIAHDVMRHRIGLTYEAEAENITSEDIINEILNSVEVP; encoded by the coding sequence ATGTTAGAAACAGATATTCGCGAACTGAACGAAAAAATTCAAAAAGAGAGCCAGTTTATCGACATGATAAAACTGGAAATGAACAAGGTTATTGTGGGACAGGCACACATGACCGAACGTCTGCTTATCGGACTGCTGGGCAACGGACATATTTTGTTAGAAGGGGTTCCCGGTTTGGCAAAAACATTAGCCATTAACTCTTTGGCTAATATCATCGATGCCAAATTCAGCCGGATTCAGTTTACTCCTGATTTGTTGCCGGCCGACTTGCTTGGTACACTCATCTACAGCATGAAAAAAGAAGAATTTGTGGTAAAAAAAGGCCCCATTTTCGCCAACTTTATTCTTGCTGACGAAATTAACCGTTCTCCGGCAAAAGTTCAGAGTGCGCTGCTCGAAGCCATGCAGGAACGCCAGGTTACCATTGGCGATAGTACTTATCCGCTGGAGGAGCCTTTTCTTGTAATGGCCACACAAAACCCTATCGAGCAAGAAGGAACCTATCCGCTTCCGGAAGCCCAGGTAGACCGTTTCATGCTGAAAGTGGTGATCAACTACCCGAAAAAAGAAGAGGAAAAACTCATCCTCCGCCAAAATATCACCAACACAATGGCAAAAACCAGTACGATCCTGAAACCGGAAGATATTATCAAAGCACGCGAACTGGTTCGGCAAATTTATTTGGATGAAAAAATTGAAACTTACATCACCGATATCGTTTTTGCTTCCCGTTATCCGGATGACTACGGGTTAAGTAAATTTTCGGGAATGATTTCATACGGCGCTTCTCCGCGTGCAAGTATCAATCTGGCACTGGCAGCAAAAGCACTGGCATTCATCAAAAAGCGTGGATACGTCATCCCTGAAGACATCCGTTCCATCGCTCATGATGTCATGCGCCACCGGATAGGATTAACCTACGAAGCTGAAGCTGAAAATATCACCAGCGAAGATATCATTAACGAAATCCTTAACTCGGTAGAAGTTCCGTAA
- a CDS encoding DUF58 domain-containing protein — translation MEAQELFKKVRKIEIKTRGLSKQIFSGEYHSVFKGRGMAFSEVREYQFGDDIRNIDWNVTARFNHPFVKIFEEERELTVMLLIDVSGSNLFGTQGQLKKEIITEIAATLSFSAIQNNDKVGVIFFSDKIEKFIPPKKGSSHILRIIRELIDFKAENTGTNIAEALRYLTNVIKKRATAFLISDFMADNFEKAVQIANHKHDLIAIRVTDKRETEMPNVGLVRMVDAETGKLMWVDTGSSAVRNRLLRYAQQKSKELDTLFSKLGVDMVKVYTGEDYVKPLMNMFRKREARS, via the coding sequence GTGGAAGCACAGGAATTATTTAAAAAGGTCAGAAAAATTGAAATAAAAACGCGGGGACTCTCCAAACAAATTTTTTCCGGAGAATACCACAGCGTTTTTAAAGGCCGTGGAATGGCTTTTAGTGAAGTACGAGAATATCAGTTTGGTGATGATATCCGGAACATCGACTGGAATGTCACTGCCCGGTTCAATCATCCGTTTGTCAAAATATTTGAAGAAGAACGCGAACTCACCGTGATGTTGCTCATTGATGTTTCCGGTTCTAATCTTTTCGGAACACAAGGACAGCTCAAAAAAGAAATCATTACCGAAATAGCCGCTACGCTCTCTTTTTCAGCTATCCAAAACAATGATAAAGTAGGCGTTATCTTTTTCTCGGATAAAATCGAAAAATTCATTCCGCCTAAAAAAGGCTCATCCCATATTTTGAGAATTATTCGTGAGCTAATCGATTTTAAAGCCGAAAATACAGGAACAAATATTGCTGAGGCTCTGCGTTATCTCACCAACGTAATCAAGAAAAGAGCAACGGCTTTTCTTATCTCAGATTTTATGGCGGATAATTTTGAAAAAGCCGTTCAAATTGCAAATCACAAACACGATCTGATTGCGATCAGGGTAACGGACAAAAGAGAAACCGAAATGCCCAACGTAGGACTTGTTCGCATGGTAGATGCCGAAACCGGAAAACTAATGTGGGTAGATACCGGCAGCAGTGCTGTCCGAAACCGGTTGCTACGCTATGCCCAACAAAAAAGCAAAGAACTGGATACGCTATTTTCAAAAT
- a CDS encoding DUF4251 domain-containing protein, whose product MKKSKEFIGIFLLAGFLLTVPSYGQQTSTPTKKEKHHSERLTKKKEHAVQNNASRTYYLQLLKHKHFVFQADYLTGAGGQTVYLTPNVNFMSVNGKRIILQLGFNQKVSWNGVGGMTVHGTVYNYRIDQGKKKNNIFLYTNITRNDGQSLSPAISLNVSDNGTAQLIVQPPKGFPVVLYGKIVSPDKTNIFVGHSLF is encoded by the coding sequence ATGAAAAAGTCAAAAGAATTTATCGGGATTTTTCTACTGGCTGGTTTCTTACTAACAGTTCCTTCGTACGGTCAACAAACCAGCACTCCAACAAAAAAAGAGAAACATCATTCGGAACGGCTCACAAAAAAGAAAGAACATGCCGTGCAGAATAATGCTTCCCGGACGTATTATCTACAGCTTTTAAAACATAAACATTTTGTTTTTCAGGCTGATTATCTGACAGGGGCCGGTGGACAAACTGTTTATCTGACTCCTAACGTTAATTTTATGTCGGTAAATGGTAAACGTATTATTCTTCAGCTTGGTTTTAATCAAAAAGTTAGCTGGAACGGTGTAGGTGGAATGACCGTACACGGCACGGTGTACAATTACCGGATTGATCAGGGGAAAAAGAAAAACAACATTTTTTTGTACACCAACATTACCAGAAACGATGGTCAAAGTTTATCGCCAGCTATCTCGCTGAATGTTTCTGACAATGGAACAGCACAACTGATCGTTCAACCGCCTAAAGGTTTTCCGGTTGTCCTTTACGGAAAAATTGTTTCTCCGGATAAAACCAACATTTTTGTCGGGCATAGTCTGTTTTAA
- the guaA gene encoding glutamine-hydrolyzing GMP synthase, giving the protein MKETILILDFGSQYTQLIARRLRELNVYCEIHPFNKIPKLDASIKGVILSGSPFSVHDKDAPVPDLSSIRGKYPLLGVCYGAQYLAKHDGGSVEPSKIREYGRARLHFRDTSCLLMKNISPESQVWMSHGDTILKLPENYRVIASTQSVRVAGFKIEGEPTYGIQFHPEVFHSEEGMQLLNNFVTEICGCSRNWTPGSFIENTLKDLRQKLGNDKVVLGLSGGVDSSVAAVLLHRAIGKNLYCIFVDNGLLRKNEFATVLDSYKNMGLNVKGVDASEAFMQALKGISDPEKKRKAIGKMFIEVFDREAHQIQDVKWLAQGTIYPDVIESVSVKGPSATIKSHHNVGGLPDFMKLKIVEPLNTLFKDEVRRIGKALGMPEHLLKRHPFPGPGLGIRILGEITREKVRILQDVDDIFIRNLKDAGLYDKVWQALAVLLPVQSVGVMGDERTYENVVVLRAVSSTDGMTADWSHLPYDFLAKVSNEIINRVKGVNRVVYDISSKPPATIEWE; this is encoded by the coding sequence ATGAAAGAAACCATCCTGATTCTCGATTTCGGCTCTCAATACACGCAGCTTATTGCGCGAAGACTGAGAGAGTTAAATGTTTATTGTGAAATTCACCCTTTTAATAAAATTCCAAAACTGGATGCCTCTATCAAAGGTGTTATCCTTTCGGGAAGTCCTTTTTCGGTTCATGACAAAGATGCTCCCGTTCCTGACCTTTCTTCTATCCGGGGAAAATATCCTTTGCTCGGCGTTTGTTACGGGGCCCAGTATCTTGCTAAACACGATGGCGGAAGTGTGGAGCCATCCAAAATCCGGGAGTATGGGCGTGCCCGGCTGCATTTTCGCGATACTTCCTGCTTGTTGATGAAAAATATTTCTCCGGAAAGCCAGGTATGGATGTCGCATGGCGATACCATTTTAAAACTTCCTGAAAATTATCGGGTGATTGCCAGTACCCAGTCGGTCAGGGTTGCCGGATTTAAAATAGAAGGAGAACCTACGTATGGTATTCAGTTTCATCCCGAAGTATTTCATTCGGAAGAAGGAATGCAGTTGCTGAATAACTTTGTTACGGAAATATGTGGCTGCAGCCGTAACTGGACACCCGGTTCGTTCATTGAAAATACGTTAAAAGATTTGCGCCAAAAGCTGGGAAATGATAAAGTGGTACTTGGACTTTCCGGCGGGGTAGATTCATCGGTGGCGGCGGTATTATTACACCGGGCGATTGGAAAAAACCTGTATTGTATTTTTGTGGATAACGGCTTGTTACGAAAAAATGAATTTGCAACCGTTTTGGATTCCTATAAAAATATGGGGCTAAATGTAAAAGGGGTAGATGCTTCTGAAGCGTTTATGCAGGCTTTGAAAGGAATCTCCGACCCGGAAAAAAAACGAAAAGCGATTGGCAAGATGTTTATTGAAGTTTTTGACCGGGAAGCCCACCAAATCCAGGATGTGAAATGGCTGGCCCAGGGAACCATTTATCCGGATGTGATTGAGTCGGTTTCGGTAAAAGGGCCGTCAGCGACCATTAAATCGCATCATAATGTGGGCGGATTGCCCGATTTTATGAAACTGAAAATCGTAGAACCGCTGAATACGCTTTTTAAAGATGAAGTCCGGCGTATCGGAAAAGCATTGGGCATGCCGGAACACTTATTAAAAAGACATCCGTTTCCCGGTCCCGGATTGGGTATCCGTATTCTGGGAGAGATAACCCGTGAAAAAGTCAGGATTTTGCAGGATGTGGATGATATTTTTATCCGGAACTTAAAAGATGCCGGACTTTACGATAAAGTATGGCAGGCATTGGCTGTTCTGCTGCCGGTGCAATCGGTGGGCGTGATGGGAGATGAGCGTACTTATGAAAATGTGGTTGTTCTGCGGGCTGTAAGTTCTACTGACGGGATGACGGCCGATTGGTCGCATTTGCCGTATGATTTTTTGGCCAAAGTGTCTAATGAAATTATCAACCGGGTGAAAGGAGTAAACCGGGTGGTGTATGATATTAGTTCAAAACCACCGGCTACTATTGAATGGGAATAA